One part of the Streptomyces ferrugineus genome encodes these proteins:
- the lon gene encoding endopeptidase La — MASTSTSLTLPVLPLDDDVVLPGMVVPLDLNDADVRAAVEAAQAAARATPGKPRVLLVPRIDGTYPGTGVLGTVEQVGRLADGDPGALIRGRGRVRIGAGTTGPGAALWVEGTRIDESVPEPLPGQVGELVKEYKALATAWLRKRGAWQVVDRVQAIDDVSQLADNSGYSPFLTTDQKVELLETADPVARLKLATQQLRDHLAEQDVAETIAKDVQEGVDKQQREFLLRRQLEAVRKELRELNGEQDGEESDDYRARVEAADLPEKVREAALKEVDKLERSSDQSPEGSWIRTWLDTVLELPWSERTEDAYDIQGAKGVLDAEHAGLEDVKERITEYLAVRKRRTDRGLGVVGGRRGGAVLALVGPPGVGKTSLGESVAHAMGRKFVRVALGGVRDEAEIRGHRRTYVGALPGRIVRAIKEAGSMNPVVLLDEIDKVGSDFRGDPAAALLEVLDPAQNHTFRDHYLEVELDLSDVVFLATANVLEAIPEALLDRMELVRLDGYTEDEKIVIARDHLLPRQLERAGLKTDEVAIDDGALRRLAGEYTREAGVRNLERSIARLLRKVAAQHELGDRELPFTIGEGDLRGLIGRPHHVPESAQDPAERRTAVPGVATGLAVTGAGGDVLFVEASLADPETGAAGLTLTGQLGDVMKESAQIALSFLRSHGAELELPVADLKDRGVHIHFPAGAVPKDGPSAGVTMTTALASLLSGRLVRTDVAMTGEVSLTGRVLPIGGVKQKLLAAHRAGVTTVVIPKRNEPDLDDVPAEVLDKLDVHAVTDVRQVLELALTPATDGAAPEVPVAA, encoded by the coding sequence ATGGCTTCAACGTCCACATCGCTCACCCTGCCCGTGCTGCCGCTCGACGACGACGTCGTGCTGCCCGGGATGGTGGTCCCGCTGGACTTGAACGACGCCGATGTACGCGCCGCGGTGGAGGCCGCCCAGGCCGCCGCCCGGGCCACACCCGGAAAGCCCAGGGTGCTGTTGGTGCCGCGCATCGACGGGACGTACCCGGGCACCGGTGTGCTCGGCACCGTCGAGCAGGTCGGCCGGCTGGCCGACGGCGACCCCGGGGCCCTGATCCGCGGGCGCGGTCGGGTGCGGATCGGCGCCGGGACGACCGGGCCGGGTGCCGCACTGTGGGTCGAGGGGACCCGGATCGACGAGAGCGTGCCCGAGCCGCTGCCCGGACAGGTCGGCGAGCTGGTGAAGGAGTACAAGGCCCTCGCCACCGCCTGGCTGCGCAAGCGCGGCGCCTGGCAGGTCGTCGATCGCGTGCAGGCCATCGACGATGTGTCCCAGCTCGCCGACAACTCCGGGTACTCGCCCTTCCTGACCACCGATCAGAAGGTCGAGCTGCTGGAGACCGCCGACCCGGTGGCCCGGCTGAAGCTCGCCACCCAGCAGCTGCGTGACCACCTCGCCGAGCAGGACGTCGCCGAGACCATCGCCAAGGACGTCCAGGAAGGCGTCGACAAGCAGCAGCGCGAGTTCCTGCTGCGCCGTCAGCTCGAAGCCGTACGCAAGGAGCTGCGCGAGCTGAACGGCGAGCAGGACGGCGAGGAGTCGGACGACTACCGCGCCCGGGTCGAGGCCGCCGACCTGCCCGAGAAGGTCCGCGAGGCCGCGCTCAAGGAGGTCGACAAGCTGGAGCGGTCCAGCGACCAGTCGCCCGAGGGATCGTGGATCCGCACCTGGCTGGACACGGTGCTCGAACTGCCCTGGAGCGAGCGGACCGAGGACGCCTACGACATCCAGGGCGCGAAGGGCGTGCTGGACGCCGAGCACGCCGGTCTGGAGGACGTGAAGGAGCGGATCACCGAGTACCTGGCGGTGCGCAAGCGCCGTACCGACCGCGGCCTCGGTGTCGTAGGCGGGCGGCGCGGCGGTGCCGTGCTCGCGCTCGTCGGCCCGCCCGGCGTCGGCAAGACCTCGCTCGGGGAGTCCGTCGCGCACGCGATGGGGCGCAAGTTCGTCCGGGTCGCCCTCGGCGGCGTCCGCGACGAGGCCGAGATCCGCGGTCACCGGCGTACGTACGTCGGCGCGCTGCCCGGCCGGATCGTGCGTGCCATCAAGGAGGCCGGCTCGATGAACCCGGTCGTCCTGCTGGACGAGATCGACAAGGTGGGCTCCGACTTCCGGGGCGACCCGGCGGCCGCTCTGCTGGAGGTGCTCGACCCGGCCCAGAACCACACCTTCCGGGACCACTACCTGGAGGTGGAACTGGACCTGTCGGACGTGGTCTTCCTGGCCACGGCCAACGTTCTGGAGGCCATCCCCGAGGCCCTGCTCGACCGGATGGAACTGGTCCGGCTCGACGGCTACACCGAGGACGAGAAGATCGTCATCGCCCGTGACCACCTGCTCCCGCGCCAGCTGGAGCGGGCGGGACTGAAGACGGACGAGGTCGCCATCGACGACGGCGCGCTGCGCAGGCTCGCCGGCGAGTACACGCGCGAGGCGGGCGTGCGCAACCTCGAGCGGTCCATCGCGCGGCTGCTGCGCAAGGTGGCGGCCCAGCACGAACTGGGCGACCGGGAACTGCCGTTCACGATCGGCGAGGGCGACCTGCGGGGCCTGATCGGCCGGCCGCACCACGTGCCCGAGTCCGCCCAGGACCCGGCGGAGCGCCGTACGGCGGTGCCCGGCGTGGCGACGGGGCTCGCGGTCACGGGAGCGGGCGGTGACGTGCTGTTCGTGGAGGCGTCGCTGGCCGACCCGGAGACCGGCGCGGCAGGGCTGACGCTGACCGGGCAGCTGGGTGACGTGATGAAGGAGAGCGCGCAGATCGCCCTGTCCTTCCTGCGCTCGCACGGCGCCGAACTGGAGCTGCCGGTCGCCGACCTGAAGGACCGGGGCGTGCACATCCACTTCCCGGCGGGCGCGGTGCCGAAGGACGGCCCGAGCGCCGGCGTCACGATGACGACGGCACTGGCGTCGCTGCTGAGCGGGCGGCTGGTGCGCACGGACGTGGCGATGACCGGCGAGGTGTCGCTGACCGGCCGGGTCCTGCCGATCGGCGGCGTGAAGCAGAAGCTGCTCGCCGCGCACCGCGCCGGGGTGACCACGGTGGTCATCCCGAAGCGCAACGAGCCCGACCTGGACGACGTCCCGGCCGAGGTGCTGGACAAGCTCGACGTCCACGCCGTGACCGACGTCCGCCAGGTCCTGGAACTGGCGCTGACGCCGGCCACCGACGGCGCGGCGCCCGAGGTTCCGGTCGCGGCGTGA
- a CDS encoding rhomboid-like protein, with amino-acid sequence MKRTVTAEAPKLLDGMPRQRGPLPGAVGAAPGVVEVAEVAEGEAPAARVRSLRPWRLLPTPTGTPFTFAFGAVLAVTSLFAAYADPVLVHALHQGSSTDVAHLVRTPMLVLLASALWTAGGITAPYTLCFLLVLTALERRVGGARTAVVFLAGHVLATLATEVPVGLAVLAGHLPGSSLHRLDYGVSFGVAASVGALAGLLRPWLRWSVPALFGGLLIQDLLNLTDPLTNWGHLFALIVGVGLWPMVRRWHKSRGHRLSRS; translated from the coding sequence TTGAAACGGACTGTGACGGCGGAGGCGCCCAAGCTGCTGGACGGGATGCCGCGGCAGCGCGGGCCGCTGCCGGGTGCCGTCGGTGCGGCGCCGGGCGTCGTCGAGGTCGCCGAGGTCGCCGAGGGTGAGGCCCCGGCGGCGCGAGTCCGGTCCCTCCGGCCCTGGCGCCTGCTTCCCACCCCGACCGGCACCCCGTTCACCTTCGCCTTCGGCGCCGTACTGGCCGTCACCTCCCTGTTCGCCGCCTACGCCGACCCGGTCCTCGTCCACGCCCTGCACCAGGGCTCCAGCACCGATGTGGCCCACCTCGTGCGCACGCCGATGCTGGTGCTGCTCGCCAGTGCGCTGTGGACGGCGGGCGGGATCACGGCGCCGTACACCCTCTGCTTCCTGCTCGTGCTCACCGCGCTGGAGCGGCGCGTCGGCGGTGCGCGCACGGCCGTCGTCTTCCTGGCCGGGCATGTCCTGGCCACCCTCGCGACCGAGGTTCCGGTGGGGCTCGCGGTGCTGGCCGGCCACCTTCCCGGCAGTTCGCTGCACCGACTCGACTACGGCGTCAGCTTCGGCGTCGCGGCGAGCGTCGGCGCGCTGGCCGGGCTGCTGCGGCCGTGGCTGCGGTGGTCGGTGCCGGCGCTGTTCGGGGGGCTGCTGATCCAGGACCTGCTGAACCTCACGGACCCGCTGACCAACTGGGGGCATCTGTTCGCCCTGATCGTCGGGGTGGGTCTGTGGCCGATGGTGCGGCGCTGGCACAAAAGCCGAGGTCACCGGCTGTCGAGGAGCTGA
- a CDS encoding spermidine synthase family protein, producing the protein MPTSYDIPEVLDRREGPHGEIVLRRHGELLQIIANGCFLMDTSDGRSERLLVDAALGALDGRSGPRLLIGGLGVGFSLAHAAGDPRPGRITVVERESAIIGWHLDGPLAEFSARALADPRTEILETDLVAYVHETSATYDALCLDIDNGPGWTVTEGNDSLYSPSGLAACARVLRPGGVLAVWSAQPSPEFEETLCNAGFQQVRTEEIPVARGVPDVVHLAVRPG; encoded by the coding sequence ATGCCCACTTCGTACGACATCCCCGAAGTCCTGGACCGTCGCGAGGGCCCGCACGGCGAGATCGTGTTGCGGCGGCACGGTGAACTGCTCCAGATCATCGCGAACGGCTGTTTCCTGATGGACACCTCCGACGGGCGCTCGGAGCGGCTGCTGGTCGACGCCGCGCTCGGCGCGCTGGACGGGCGTTCCGGGCCTCGGCTGCTGATCGGCGGGCTGGGCGTGGGGTTCTCGCTCGCACACGCCGCCGGCGATCCGCGCCCGGGACGGATCACCGTGGTCGAGCGCGAGAGCGCGATTATCGGCTGGCATCTCGACGGCCCCTTGGCGGAGTTCTCCGCCCGCGCCCTCGCCGACCCGCGCACCGAGATTCTGGAAACTGATCTGGTGGCGTACGTACATGAGACTTCCGCCACGTATGACGCCTTGTGTCTCGACATTGACAACGGCCCCGGATGGACCGTCACCGAGGGCAACGACAGCCTCTACTCACCGAGCGGACTGGCAGCGTGCGCACGGGTGTTGAGGCCCGGCGGGGTGCTGGCGGTATGGTCGGCCCAGCCCTCTCCGGAATTCGAAGAAACCTTGTGTAATGCCGGATTCCAGCAGGTGCGTACCGAAGAGATCCCCGTTGCCCGGGGCGTTCCGGACGTCGTACACCTCGCCGTCCGACCTGGATAG
- a CDS encoding response regulator transcription factor produces the protein MEQTHTSHNGTAATPGAQRRVLVVEDDPTIVDAIAARLRAEGFLVQTAGDGPAAVDTAEAWQPDLLILDIMLPGFDGLEVCRRVQAQRPVPVLMLTARDDETDMLVGLGVGADDYMTKPFSMRELAARVHVLLRRVERAALAATTPRSGILRLGELEIDHAQRRVRVRSEDVHLTPTEFDLLVCLANTPRAVLSREQLLAEVWDWADASGTRTVDSHIKALRRKIGAERIRTVHGVGYALETPTP, from the coding sequence ATGGAGCAGACACACACCTCCCACAACGGCACGGCGGCGACCCCGGGCGCACAGCGCCGGGTCCTGGTGGTCGAGGACGATCCGACCATCGTGGACGCCATCGCGGCCCGCCTGCGCGCCGAGGGTTTCCTCGTGCAGACGGCGGGCGACGGTCCGGCGGCCGTCGACACGGCCGAGGCCTGGCAGCCGGACCTGCTGATCCTCGACATCATGCTGCCGGGCTTCGACGGCCTGGAAGTGTGCCGTCGGGTGCAGGCCCAGCGGCCGGTGCCGGTGCTGATGCTGACCGCGCGCGACGACGAGACCGACATGCTGGTCGGGCTCGGCGTCGGCGCCGACGACTACATGACCAAGCCGTTCTCGATGCGGGAGCTGGCGGCACGCGTGCATGTGCTGCTGCGCCGCGTCGAGCGCGCCGCGCTGGCCGCCACGACCCCGCGCTCGGGCATCCTGCGGCTCGGCGAGCTGGAGATCGACCACGCGCAGCGCCGGGTGCGGGTCCGCAGTGAGGACGTCCACCTCACGCCGACCGAGTTCGACCTCCTGGTGTGCCTGGCGAACACCCCGCGCGCGGTCCTCTCGCGCGAGCAGCTGCTCGCCGAGGTGTGGGACTGGGCGGACGCCTCCGGCACCCGCACGGTCGACAGCCACATCAAGGCGCTGCGCCGGAAGATCGGCGCCGAGCGGATCCGTACCGTGCACGGCGTGGGCTACGCCCTGGAGACACCGACGCCATGA
- a CDS encoding HAMP domain-containing sensor histidine kinase produces MSDGPAPRGGPGEPWGGVSPFSIKTKLGALVVIAVLITTGLSMIAVRTQTELRFITVFSMIATLLITQFVAHSLTAPLDEMNAVARSISQGDYTRRVRENRRDELGDLAETINLMADELEAQDQQRKELVANVSHELRTPIAGLRAVLENVVDGIAEADPETMRTALKQTERLGRLVETLLDLSRLDNGVVPLRMRRFEVWPYLSGVLKEANMVAGARAGMASGSGSHTRTDVHLHLDVSPPELTAHADPERIHQVVANLIDNAIKHSPPHGRVTVKARRGPYPQSLELEVLDEGPGIPRSEWHKVFERFNRGAVRRPHGPGSDGGTGLGLAIARWAVDLHGGRIGVAESDRGCRILVTLPGQSSVQS; encoded by the coding sequence ATGAGCGACGGGCCGGCCCCGCGGGGCGGCCCCGGGGAGCCCTGGGGCGGAGTGAGTCCGTTCTCGATCAAGACCAAGCTGGGCGCGCTGGTCGTCATCGCGGTGCTGATCACCACCGGCCTGTCGATGATCGCGGTGCGCACCCAGACGGAGCTGCGCTTCATCACGGTCTTCTCGATGATCGCCACCCTGCTCATCACGCAGTTCGTGGCGCACTCGCTCACCGCGCCGCTGGACGAGATGAACGCGGTGGCCCGGTCCATCTCGCAGGGCGACTACACGCGCCGGGTGCGTGAGAACCGCCGCGACGAGCTGGGCGACCTGGCCGAGACGATCAATCTGATGGCCGACGAGCTGGAGGCCCAGGACCAGCAGCGCAAGGAACTTGTGGCAAATGTCTCCCACGAGCTGCGCACCCCGATCGCGGGCCTGCGGGCCGTCCTGGAGAACGTCGTCGACGGCATCGCCGAGGCCGACCCCGAGACGATGCGCACGGCCCTGAAGCAGACCGAGCGCCTCGGCCGGCTCGTGGAGACCCTCCTCGACCTGTCCCGGCTGGACAACGGCGTCGTACCGCTGCGCATGCGGCGCTTCGAGGTCTGGCCGTACCTGTCCGGCGTGCTCAAGGAGGCCAACATGGTCGCCGGGGCGCGCGCGGGCATGGCGTCGGGATCCGGCAGCCACACCCGCACCGACGTCCATCTGCACCTCGACGTCTCCCCGCCGGAGCTGACCGCGCACGCCGACCCCGAGCGCATCCACCAGGTCGTCGCCAACCTCATCGACAACGCGATCAAGCACAGCCCCCCGCACGGCCGCGTGACGGTCAAGGCGCGGCGCGGGCCCTACCCTCAGTCGCTGGAGCTGGAGGTCCTGGACGAGGGCCCGGGTATCCCGAGGTCGGAGTGGCACAAGGTCTTCGAACGCTTCAACCGGGGCGCCGTCCGCCGCCCGCACGGGCCGGGCAGCGACGGCGGTACGGGGCTGGGGCTGGCCATCGCGCGCTGGGCCGTGGATCTGCACGGCGGTCGGATCGGGGTGGCCGAATCCGATCGGGGTTGCCGGATTCTTGTCACCCTCCCAGGGCAGTCTTCCGTTCAAAGTTGA
- a CDS encoding multifunctional oxoglutarate decarboxylase/oxoglutarate dehydrogenase thiamine pyrophosphate-binding subunit/dihydrolipoyllysine-residue succinyltransferase subunit produces the protein MSPQSPSNASSISTDTDQAGKNPAAAFGPNEWLVDEIYQQYLQDPNSVDRAWWDFFADYKPGAAAASAPAGTAAAGAAETTTAPKPAAAPAPAAPSAPAPAAPKPAAAAPAAPAAAPAKPAAAKPAQPKKAEPAAAADGPELVTLRGPAAAVAKNMNASLELPTATSVRAVPVKLLFDNRIVINNHLKRARGGKISFTHLIGYAMVQAIKAMPSMNYAFGEKDGKPTLIKPAHVNLGLAIDLVKPNGDRQLVVAAIKKAETLNFFEFWQAYEDIVRRARDGKLTMDDFTGVTVSLTNPGGLGTVHSVPRLMPGQSVIMGVGSMDYPAEFQGTSQDTLNKLGISKVMTLTSTYDHRVIQGAASGEFLRQVANLLLGEGEFYDEIFKALRIPYEPVRWLKDIDASHDDDVTKAARVFELIHSYRVRGHVMADTDPLEYRQRKHPDLDITEHGLTLWDLEREFAVGGFSGKSLMKLRDILGVLRDSYCRTTGIEFMHIQDPKQRKWIQDRVERGHTKPEREEQLRILRRLNAAEAFETFLQTKYVGQKRFSLEGGESVIPLLDAVLDSAAESRLDEVVIGMAHRGRLNVLANIVGKSYAQIFREFEGNLDPKSMHGSGDVKYHLGAEGTFTGLDGEQIKVSLVANPSHLEAVDPVLEGVARAKQDVIGKGGTDFTVLPVAIHGDAAFAGQGVVAETLNMSQLRGYRTGGTVHIVINNQVGFTAAPESSRSSMYATDVARMIEAPIFHVNGDDPEAVVRVARLAFEFRQAFNKDVVIDLICYRRRGHNESDNPAFTQPLMYDLIDKKRSVRKLYTESLIGRGDITLEEAEQALQDYQGQLEKVFTEVREATAQSATAEPADPQAEFPVAVGTAVTTETVKRIAESQVNIPDHITVHPRLLPQLQRRASMVEDGTIDWGMGETLAVGSLLLEGVPVRLAGQDSQRGTFGQRHAVIIDNRTGDEFTPLMYLSEDQARLNVYNSLLSEYAAMGFEYGYSLARPNALVMWEAQFGDFVNGAQTVVDEFISSAEQKWAQTSGVVLLLPHGYEGQGPDHSSARPERFLQLCAQNNMTVAMPTSPSNYFHLLRWQVHNPHHKPLVVFTPKSMLRLKAAASKAEEFTTGQFQPVIGDAAVDPAAVKKVVFTAGKVYYDLEAERKKRGVTDTAIIRIERLYPLPGAELQAEIKKYPNAEKYLWAQEEPANQGFWPFIALNLIDHLDLAVGADVPHGERLRRISRPHSSSPAVGSAKRHQAEQEQLVREVFEA, from the coding sequence GTGTCGCCACAGTCCCCCAGTAACGCATCGAGCATCTCGACCGACACCGACCAAGCGGGCAAGAACCCCGCTGCCGCGTTCGGTCCGAACGAGTGGCTCGTCGACGAGATCTATCAGCAGTACCTCCAGGACCCGAATTCGGTAGACCGCGCCTGGTGGGACTTCTTCGCCGACTACAAGCCGGGAGCGGCCGCCGCCTCGGCTCCGGCGGGCACTGCGGCCGCGGGGGCCGCAGAGACCACCACGGCCCCCAAGCCCGCGGCGGCCCCGGCTCCGGCCGCCCCGTCGGCGCCGGCCCCCGCGGCCCCGAAGCCGGCCGCCGCCGCGCCCGCCGCGCCGGCCGCCGCTCCGGCGAAGCCCGCCGCCGCGAAGCCCGCCCAGCCGAAGAAGGCCGAGCCCGCCGCCGCGGCGGACGGTCCGGAGCTGGTGACGCTGCGCGGCCCGGCCGCCGCGGTCGCGAAGAACATGAACGCCTCGCTGGAGCTGCCCACGGCCACGTCCGTGCGCGCGGTCCCGGTGAAGCTGCTGTTCGACAACCGCATCGTCATCAACAACCACCTCAAGCGCGCCCGGGGCGGGAAGATCTCCTTCACGCACCTGATCGGCTACGCGATGGTGCAGGCCATCAAGGCCATGCCGTCGATGAACTACGCCTTCGGCGAGAAGGACGGCAAGCCGACGCTGATCAAGCCGGCGCACGTCAACCTCGGCCTGGCCATCGACCTGGTGAAGCCCAACGGCGACCGCCAGCTCGTCGTGGCCGCCATCAAGAAGGCCGAGACGCTGAACTTCTTCGAGTTCTGGCAGGCCTACGAGGACATCGTCCGCCGCGCCCGCGACGGCAAGCTGACGATGGACGACTTCACCGGCGTCACGGTCTCCCTGACCAACCCCGGCGGCCTCGGCACCGTCCACTCGGTCCCGCGCCTCATGCCCGGCCAGTCGGTCATCATGGGCGTCGGCTCCATGGACTACCCGGCGGAGTTCCAGGGCACGAGCCAGGACACCCTGAACAAGCTCGGCATCTCCAAGGTCATGACGCTCACGTCGACGTACGACCACCGAGTGATCCAGGGCGCCGCGTCCGGCGAGTTCCTGCGCCAGGTCGCCAACCTGCTGCTCGGCGAGGGCGAGTTCTACGACGAGATCTTCAAGGCGCTGCGCATCCCCTACGAGCCGGTCCGCTGGCTCAAGGACATCGACGCCAGCCACGACGACGACGTCACCAAGGCCGCCCGGGTCTTCGAGCTGATCCACTCCTACCGGGTCCGCGGCCATGTCATGGCCGACACCGACCCGCTGGAGTACCGCCAGCGCAAGCACCCCGACCTGGACATCACCGAGCACGGCCTCACCCTGTGGGACCTGGAGCGCGAGTTCGCCGTCGGCGGCTTCTCCGGCAAGTCCCTGATGAAGCTGCGCGACATCCTCGGCGTCCTGCGCGACTCGTACTGCCGCACCACCGGCATCGAGTTCATGCACATCCAGGACCCGAAGCAGCGCAAGTGGATCCAGGACCGCGTGGAGCGCGGCCACACCAAGCCCGAGCGCGAGGAGCAGCTGCGCATCCTGCGCCGGCTGAACGCGGCGGAGGCCTTCGAGACCTTCCTGCAGACCAAGTACGTCGGCCAGAAGCGCTTCTCCCTGGAGGGCGGCGAGTCCGTCATCCCGCTGCTCGACGCGGTGCTGGACTCGGCCGCCGAGTCCCGCCTGGACGAGGTCGTCATCGGCATGGCCCACCGCGGCCGCCTGAACGTGCTCGCCAACATCGTCGGCAAGTCGTACGCCCAGATCTTCCGCGAGTTCGAGGGCAACCTCGACCCGAAGTCGATGCACGGCTCCGGCGACGTGAAGTACCACCTGGGCGCCGAGGGCACCTTCACCGGCCTGGACGGCGAGCAGATCAAGGTCTCCCTGGTCGCGAACCCCTCCCACCTGGAGGCGGTCGACCCGGTCCTGGAGGGCGTCGCGCGCGCCAAGCAGGACGTCATCGGCAAGGGCGGCACCGACTTCACGGTCCTGCCCGTGGCGATCCACGGCGACGCGGCCTTCGCGGGCCAGGGCGTGGTGGCCGAGACCCTGAACATGTCGCAGCTGCGCGGCTACCGCACCGGCGGCACCGTCCACATCGTGATCAACAACCAGGTCGGCTTCACGGCGGCTCCCGAGTCGTCGCGCTCCTCGATGTACGCCACCGACGTGGCCCGCATGATCGAGGCGCCGATCTTCCACGTGAACGGCGACGACCCCGAGGCGGTCGTCCGCGTCGCCCGTCTGGCCTTCGAGTTCCGCCAGGCGTTCAACAAGGACGTCGTGATCGACCTCATCTGCTACCGCCGCCGCGGTCACAACGAGTCGGACAACCCGGCCTTCACCCAGCCGCTGATGTACGACCTGATCGACAAGAAGCGCTCGGTGCGCAAGCTCTACACCGAGTCCCTCATCGGTCGCGGCGACATCACCCTGGAAGAGGCCGAGCAGGCGCTGCAGGACTACCAGGGCCAGCTGGAGAAGGTCTTCACGGAGGTCCGCGAGGCCACCGCGCAGTCGGCCACCGCCGAGCCCGCCGACCCGCAGGCCGAGTTCCCGGTCGCCGTCGGCACGGCGGTCACCACGGAGACCGTCAAGCGGATCGCGGAGTCCCAGGTCAACATCCCCGACCACATCACCGTCCACCCGCGTCTGCTGCCGCAGCTGCAGCGCCGGGCGTCGATGGTCGAGGACGGCACCATCGACTGGGGCATGGGCGAGACCCTCGCGGTCGGCTCCCTGCTCCTCGAGGGTGTCCCGGTCCGGCTGGCCGGCCAGGACTCGCAGCGCGGTACGTTCGGCCAGCGCCACGCGGTCATCATCGACAACCGCACGGGCGACGAGTTCACCCCGCTGATGTACCTCTCCGAGGACCAGGCGCGGCTGAACGTCTACAACTCCCTGCTGTCCGAGTACGCCGCGATGGGCTTCGAGTACGGCTACTCGCTGGCCCGCCCGAACGCGCTCGTGATGTGGGAGGCCCAGTTCGGCGACTTCGTCAACGGCGCCCAGACGGTCGTGGACGAGTTCATCTCGTCGGCCGAGCAGAAGTGGGCCCAGACCTCCGGCGTCGTGCTGCTGCTGCCGCACGGCTACGAGGGCCAGGGCCCGGACCACTCCTCGGCCCGCCCGGAGCGGTTCCTGCAGCTGTGCGCGCAGAACAACATGACGGTCGCCATGCCGACGTCGCCGTCGAACTACTTCCACCTCCTGCGGTGGCAGGTGCACAACCCGCACCACAAGCCGCTGGTCGTCTTCACGCCGAAGTCGATGCTGCGTCTGAAGGCCGCGGCGTCGAAGGCGGAGGAGTTCACGACGGGCCAGTTCCAGCCGGTCATCGGGGACGCCGCGGTCGACCCGGCCGCCGTCAAGAAGGTCGTCTTCACCGCCGGCAAGGTCTACTACGACCTGGAGGCCGAGCGGAAGAAGCGCGGCGTCACGGACACGGCGATCATCCGCATCGAGCGCCTGTACCCGCTGCCGGGTGCCGAACTCCAGGCGGAGATCAAGAAGTACCCGAACGCCGAGAAGTACCTGTGGGCCCAGGAGGAGCCGGCGAACCAGGGCTTCTGGCCGTTCATCGCGCTCAACCTGATCGACCACCTGGACCTGGCGGTCGGCGCCGACGTGCCGCACGGCGAGCGCCTGCGCCGCATCTCCCGTCCGCACTCCTCGTCCCCGGCCGTCGGTTCCGCCAAGCGGCACCAGGCCGAGCAGGAGCAGCTGGTGCGTGAGGTGTTCGAGGCCTGA
- a CDS encoding CU044_2847 family protein codes for MAELLRIAMGDEDGEGQLVVEVEDDEPGMVRASRVGDRMREASVSLEEALAPIRRAAETTLRTFQAARPTTVELEFGVKLNASAGAVLTKAGVEGHIVVRLGWEQKDTDA; via the coding sequence ATGGCCGAGTTGCTGCGGATCGCCATGGGCGACGAGGACGGCGAGGGACAGCTGGTCGTCGAGGTCGAGGACGACGAGCCCGGCATGGTCCGCGCCTCCCGCGTCGGCGACCGTATGCGCGAGGCGTCCGTCTCCCTGGAAGAGGCCCTGGCCCCCATCCGACGCGCCGCCGAGACGACCCTGCGCACCTTCCAGGCGGCCCGGCCCACCACGGTGGAGCTGGAGTTCGGCGTGAAGCTCAACGCCAGCGCCGGTGCGGTGCTGACCAAGGCCGGGGTCGAGGGCCATATCGTCGTCAGGCTCGGCTGGGAGCAGAAGGACACCGACGCGTGA